A window from Rana temporaria chromosome 8, aRanTem1.1, whole genome shotgun sequence encodes these proteins:
- the LOC120909338 gene encoding pulmonary surfactant-associated protein D-like isoform X1, giving the protein MKALLGFGLLFLHAALVMPSDAQGKEKGEQVCEDLQNKVKELQTAFLFFKGRARSGDKIYLSDGGQGNFTDARDRCTDAGGQIATPKNADENEAVRSITTDYDAIAFLGINKLETDGTYRCPSGDAISYTNWKKNAPSNKQVTPDCLELQKTGKWNEIACQFKRLIICEFSI; this is encoded by the exons ATGAAAGCTCTGTTGGGTTTCGGTCTACTTTTTCTCCATGCGGCTTTAGTGATGCCGAGCGATGCTCAAggaaaagagaagggagaacaaG TATGTGAAGATCTTCAAAATAAAGTAAAAGAACTGCAAACAG cctttttatttttcaaaggaaGAGCTAGAAGTGGTGACAAAATTTACCTCTCAGATGGTGGTCAAGGCAATTTCACTGATGCTAGAGACAGGTGTACAGATGCGGGAGGTCAAATTGCCACTCCAAAGAATGCTGATGAGAATGAAGCCGTACGTTCCATCACCACTGATTACGATGCCATTGCTTTTCTTGGAATAAATAAACTTGAGACAGATGGGACTTACAGATGTCCATCGGGTGATGCGATCTCCTACACcaactggaaaaaaaatgcacccaGTAATAAACAAGTCACACCGGACTGTTTAGAGCTGCAAAAAACAGGAAAATGGAATGAAATTGCTTGTCAATTCAAACGTCTTATCATCTGTGAGTTTTCTATCTAG
- the LOC120909338 gene encoding pulmonary surfactant-associated protein D-like isoform X3, producing MTTLDLLLHLLLVSCVYLGQVSSVYLVCEDLQNKVKELQTAFLFFKGRARSGDKIYLSDGGQGNFTDARDRCTDAGGQIATPKNADENEAVRSITTDYDAIAFLGINKLETDGTYRCPSGDAISYTNWKKNAPSNKQVTPDCLELQKTGKWNEIACQFKRLIICEFSI from the exons atgaCCACTTTGGATCTTCTGCTTCATCTTCTCCTGGTCTCTTGTGTCTACCTTGGTCAGGTCTCCAGTGTCTACCTTG TATGTGAAGATCTTCAAAATAAAGTAAAAGAACTGCAAACAG cctttttatttttcaaaggaaGAGCTAGAAGTGGTGACAAAATTTACCTCTCAGATGGTGGTCAAGGCAATTTCACTGATGCTAGAGACAGGTGTACAGATGCGGGAGGTCAAATTGCCACTCCAAAGAATGCTGATGAGAATGAAGCCGTACGTTCCATCACCACTGATTACGATGCCATTGCTTTTCTTGGAATAAATAAACTTGAGACAGATGGGACTTACAGATGTCCATCGGGTGATGCGATCTCCTACACcaactggaaaaaaaatgcacccaGTAATAAACAAGTCACACCGGACTGTTTAGAGCTGCAAAAAACAGGAAAATGGAATGAAATTGCTTGTCAATTCAAACGTCTTATCATCTGTGAGTTTTCTATCTAG